A single region of the Lycium barbarum isolate Lr01 chromosome 2, ASM1917538v2, whole genome shotgun sequence genome encodes:
- the LOC132629073 gene encoding caffeoyl-CoA O-methyltransferase 2-like, whose translation MQKKQNRNIMTTSADEGQFLSMLLKLINAKNTMEIGVFTGYSLLATAMVLPHDGKILAMDINRENYDIGLPVIEKAGLAHKIEFKEGPALPVLDQMIETGKYHGTYDFIFVDADKDNYLNYHKRLIDSVKVGGLIGYDNTLWNGSAVAPPDAPLRKYVRYYRDFVLELNKALAADPRIEICQLPVGDGITLCRRIS comes from the exons atgcaa aaaaaacaaaataggaatatCATGACCACCTCTGCTGATGAAGGGCAATTCTTGAGCATGCTTCTCAAACTCATCAATGCCAAGAACACCATGGAAATTGGTGTTTTTACTGGTTACTCTCTGCTTGCTACTGCCATGGTTCTTCCCCATGATGGCAAG ATTCTAGCCATGGATATCAACCGGGAAAACTATGATATCGGTCTTCCAGTAATCGAAAAAGCTGGGCTAGCTCATAAAATTGAATTCAAAGAAGGCCCTGCACTTCCAGTTCTCGACCAAATGATTGAAA CGGGTAAATACCATGGAACATACGATTTCATATTTGTGGATGCTGACAAAGACAACTACTTGAACTATCACAAGAGATTGATTGATTCGGTCAAGGTTGGTGGATTAATAGGCTATGACAACACCCTATGGAATGGTTCAGCGGTAGCACCACCTGATGCACCTTTGAGGAAGTATGTTAGATATTATAGAGATTTCGTGTTGGAACTGAACAAGGCCTTGGCTGCTGATCCCAGAATCGAAATCTGCCAGCTCCCTGTAGGTGATGGCATCACCTTGTGCCGCCGCATCAGTTAA
- the LOC132627757 gene encoding serine carboxypeptidase-like 10, which yields MAKTEICYLLLVLVVVELCSQPAAAGSPVKFLPGFQGPLPFELETGYVGVGDREDVQLFYYFIKSESNPETDPVLLWITGGPGCSALSGLIYEIGPITFEPVEYNGSLPTMILNPYSWTKVASIIFLDLPVGTGFSYARTPAALQSSDLQESDHAYQFLREWFVDHPEFLRNPLYVGGDSYSGMVVPIITQIIAIKNEIEIKQFINLKGYLLGNPSTFEGEKNYEIPFAYGMGLISDELYESLKTNCKGEYLNINPSNTPCLQDVQTFHKLLKGINNPHILEPKCKFFSPRPHLLFGQRRSLDEKFHELNNPQQLPALKCRTDWYVLCYHWADDGQVREALNIRKGTIGKWERCASLQFQKTVMSSIPYHASLSSKGYRSLIYSGDHDKAVTFQSTQAWIKSLNYSIVDDWRPWTVDNQVAGYTRSYSNRMTFATVKGAGHTAPEYKRRECLAMLKRWMSYKPL from the exons ATGGCGAAAACAGAAATATGTTATTTGCTTTTAGTTCTTGTTGTAGTAGAGTTATGTTCACAGCCTGCAGCAGCTGGTTCACCAGTAAAGTTTCTTCCAGGATTTCAAGGACCACTTCCTTTTGAACTTGAAACTGG GTATGTTGGAGTAGGTGATAGGGAAGATGTACAACTATTCTACTATTTTATAAAGTCGGAGTCAAATCCAGAAACAGACCCTGTTCTACTTTGGATCACTGGAGGCCCTGGTTGCTCTGCTCTATCCGGCCTTATCTATGAGATTG GACCAATAACTTTTGAGCCAGTGGAATACAATGGAAGTTTGCCTACAATGATACTGAATCCTTACTCATGGACAAAG GTGGCAAGCATTATTTTCTTAGACTTACCAGTGGGCACTGGATTTTCCTACGCGAGAACTCCAGCAGCTCTACAATCATCTGATTTACAAGAAAGTGATCATGCATATCAGTTCCTTCGCGAG TGGTTCGTCGATCACCCAGAATTTTTAAGGAATCCATTATATGTTGGCGGAGACTCATACTCGGGGATGGTTGTTCCCATTATTACTCAAATCATAGCAATTA AGAATGAAATAGAAATCAAACAATTTATCAATCTTAAG GGATATTTACTTGGAAATCCATCGACTTTTGAAGGTGAAAAGAATTATGAGATTCCATTTGCTTATGGAATGGGACTTATTTCTGATGAACTCTATGAG TCGTTGAAGACCAATTGTAAAGGGGAGTACCTTAATATAAATCCAAGCAATACACCATGCTTGCAAGATGTTCAAACATTTCACAAG CTTCTTAAAGGAATTAATAATCCCCATATTTTGGAGCCCAAATGTAAGTTTTTTTCACCAAGACCACACTTACTGTTTGGCCAAAGAAGATCTCTTGATGAAAAGTTTCATGAACTTAACAATCCTCAACAACTTCCTGCACTAAAATGTCGT ACTGATTGGTACGTACTCTGTTATCATTGGGCTGATGATGGTCAAGTTAGAGAGGCCCtcaacatccgaaag GGGACTATCGGAAAATGGGAGAGATGTGCAAGTTTGCAATTCCAAAAGACAGTTATGAGTAGCATACCGTATCATGCAAGCCTCAGTAGCAAGGGTTACAGATCTCTTATATACAG TGGAGATCATGACAAGGCTGTTACCTTCCAATCAACTCAAGCATGGATAAAATCTCTCAACTACTCCATAGTTGATGATTGGCGACCTTGGACTGTTGACAATCAAGTTGCCGG TTACACAAGAAGTTACTCAAATCGTATGACATTTGCCACAGTGAAG GGAGCAGGCCATACTGCACCAGAGTATAAACGTCGTGAATGTCTGGCAATGCTTAAAAGGTGGATGTCTTACAAGCCTTTGTAA
- the LOC132627761 gene encoding serine carboxypeptidase-like 11, giving the protein MVKLRYSLSSNMFLHLFLFILLLVVQIRPQQAAATGSIVEFLPGFEGRLPFHLETGYVGVGQEEEKQLFYYFIKSESDPENDPLILWLTGGPGCSSFNGVVYEIGPLYYKQKEYNGSLPTLGVTPNSWTKVANIIFLEQPVETGFSYATTPEAINVTDVEACKHIYEFLLKWLVDNPEFSSNSFYLAGDSYSGIILPRIVQLISDGIEAGNKPLINLKGYLLGNPLTFPEEKNFVMPFLLGMAIIPNDLYQSLVQNCKGEYREDFAPTNAQCTQDLEIVDELLWHINDQHILEPICGSETESPRPFISAFRGRKRRSLEENSISSSCYGSLVDRHDLSNKWANDPRVQKALHVRKGTVDHWARCRQKGIKKTYTFTFMDSISYHINHSSKGYRSLIYSGDHDMGVPFQSTEAWIKSLNYSIVDNWRQWTVNGQVAGYTRSYSNKMTFATVKGAGHVAPEYKREECFNMFKRWISHDPL; this is encoded by the exons atggtgaaattgagaTATTCACTGAGCTCCAATATGTttcttcatctttttctttttatattattattagtGGTACAAATAAGGCCGCAGCAAGCTGCTGCAACTGGCTCAATAGTTGAGTTTCTTCCTGGATTTGAAGGTCGCCTTCCTTTTCATCTTGAAACTGG GTATGTAGGTGTGGGTCAAGAAGAGGAAAAACAGCTGTTCTATTATTTTATTAAATCAGAATCAGATCCTGAAAATGATCCTCTTATATTGTGGCTCACTGGAGGACCTGGTTGCTCTTCCTTCAATGGTGTTGTCTATGAAATTG GGCCATTATATTACAAACAAAAAGAGTACAATGGGAGCTTACCAACACTTGGAGTGACTCCAAATTCATGGACCAAG GTTGCAAATATAATCTTCTTAGAACAACCTGTAGAGACAGGATTTTCTTATGCGACAACACCAGAAGCAATTAATGTCACTGATGTCGAAGCATGCAAGCACATCTATGAATTTCTACTTAAG TGGCTCGTTGATAATCCAGAATTCAGTTCAAATAGTTTTTATTTGGCCGGAGATTCATATTCTGGTATCATTCTTCCACGTATTGTCCAACTGATATCAGATG GAATTGAAGCAGGCAACAAGCCTTTGATTAACCTTAAG GGTTATCTACTGGGAAATCCTTTGACGTTTCCTGAAGAAAAAAATTTTGTGATGCCTTTTCTTCTTGGTATGGCAATCATTCCTAATGATCTTTATCAG TCACTGGTGCAAAATTGCAAGGGAGAATACAGAGAGGACTTTGCTCCCACTAATGCTCAATGCACCCAGGATCTAGAGATAGTGGACGAG CTGTTGTGGCATATTAATGATCAACATATTTTAGAACCCATATGTGGATCAGAAACtgaatctccaaggccatttatATCTGCATTTCGAGGGAGAAAAAGAAGATCTCTTGAGGAGAATTCCATCTCATCCAGTTGTTATGGAAGCCTT GTTGACAGACACGACCTCTCAAATAAATGGGCAAATGACCCTAGAGTTCAGAAAGCACTCCATGTTCGAAAG GGAACTGTAGATCACTGGGCAAGATGCAGGCAAAAGGGTATAAAGAAAACCTACACATTTACCTTTATGGACAGTATTTCATATCACATAAATCATAGCTCTAAAGGCTACCGTTCACTTATATACAG TGGGGATCACGATATGGGTGTACCATTCCAATCTACAGAAGCATGGATTAAATCACTGAACTATTCCATTGTTGATAATTGGCGTCAATGGACTGTTAATGGTCAAGTTGCAGG TTACACAAGATCATACTCCAATAAGATGACCTTTGCAACCGTGAAG GGAGCAGGACACGTGGCTCCTGAGTACAAGAGGGAAGAGTGCTTTAATATGTTCAAAAGATGGATATCTCATGATCCTTTATAG
- the LOC132627760 gene encoding peptidyl-prolyl cis-trans isomerase FKBP62-like isoform X1, which yields MVEFSMANAEAFIDEDDEEPGEEIESAPPLNVGEEREINSNGLKKKLLKLGHAWETPEFGDEVTVHYDGILLDGTKSVSTRDKGEPVTFKLGQEKVAAGLDCGIVTMRKGETALFTLPSDTGFGSADSDEVSWNSVVQYEVELISWIRVVDICKDGGIIKKIMEKGELIGPPGDLDEVLVRYEVRQLDGVTVAKTPEHGEEFYVKDGLFCQALPKAIKTMRKGEKVNLIVQPQYASVDGGVDSENGVPSILPSSILSIDLELVSFKPVINVTGDLGVLKKILKEGEGTLTANEGASVTIRYTAKLEDGTLFEKRGFDGEDALKFITDEEQVITGLDQAVTTMKKGERAIVTVKPDYGFGSTEVKRDLAMVPPCSTIIFEVEMLEFAKEKDTREMNKHERIEVAQRKKDEGNLLFKDGKYQRAMKKYEKAVDYINEDEPFEDDDQRIVKSLRLSCWLNSAACCLKRNEFQEAIKHCSKVLEVESCNVKALYRRAQAFMETADLHLAELDIKKALEIDPENREVKLIQKTLKQLQAESNKRDAKLYTTMFTRLSNENSSAAKQRLKVEETDSKNEENVGEINMR from the exons ATGGTGGAATTTTCCATGGCTAATGCAGAAGCATTTatagatgaagatgatgaagaaccaggtGAAGAGATTGAATCAGCACCACCCCTCAATGTTGGTGAAGAAAGGGAAATTAACTCTAATGGACTTAAGAAGAAGCTTCTTAAACTTGGTCATGCTTGGGAAACCCCTGAATTTGGTGATGAAGTCACTG TTCACTATGATGGTATCCTACTTGATGGAACCAAATCTGTTTCCACCAGAGACAAAGGTGAACCTGTTACATTCAAGCTTGGCCAAG AGAAAGTTGCTGCTGGATTAGATTGCGGAATTGTCACGATGAGGAAAGGTGAAACAGCACTGTTCACTTTGCCTTCAGATACTGGTTTTGGATCGGCAGACTCTGATGAAGTTTCATGGAACTCTGTCGTTCAGTATGAGGTCGAACTCATATCATGGATCAGAGTGGTGGATATTTGCAAGGATGGTGGCATCATCAAGAAAATTATGGAGAAGGGGGAGCTGATAGGACCTCCTGGTGACTTGGATGAAGTTCTAG TGAGGTACGAGGTGAGGCAGCTTGATGGTGTCACTGTTGCAAAAACACCTGAACATGGAGAGGAGTTTTATGTCAAAGACG GCCTTTTTTGTCAAGCATTACCGAAAGCGATCAAAACAATGAGAAAGGGAGAGAAAGTGAATTTAATTGTTCAGCCTCAGT ATGCCTCTGTTGACGGGGGTGTGGACTCTGAAAATGGCGTCCCTTCAATTCTTCCGAGTTCTATTCTGAGTATTGATCTTGAACTGGTTTCTTTCAAGCCGGTAATAAATGTGACTGGTGATTTGGGAGTTTTAAAGAAGATTCTAAAAGAGGGAGAAGGAACTCTTACTGCAAATGAAGGTGCTTCTGTAACTA TTAGATATACAGCTAAGCTTGAAGACGGCACTTTGTTTGAGAAAAGAGGCTTTGATGGAGAGGACGCGTTGAAGTTTATAACTGATGAAG AACAAGTCATTACCGGACTGGACCAAGCTGTTACTACAATGAAGAAGGGTGAACGTGCAATAGTGACAGTTAAACCTGACTATGGGTTTGGAAGTACTGAAGTGAAGCGGGATCTTGCTATGGTTCCTCCTTGCTCAACCATAATTTTCGAAGTTGAGATGTTAGAATTTGCAAAG GAAAAAGATACTCGGGAAATGAATAAACATGAGAGAATTGAAGTGGCCCAAAGGAAGAAAGATGAAGGCAATCTACTCTTCAAAGACGGAAAGTATCAAAGAGCAATGAAGAAATATGAGAAG GCTGTTGATTATATTAATGAAGATGAACCCTTTGAAGATGATGATCAAAGGATAGTTAAATCATTAAGATTGTCATGCTGGTTGAACAGTGCTGCTTGTTGTCTCAAACGGAATGAGTTCCAGGAAGCAATCAAGCACTGTTCCAAG GTCTTAGAAGTTGAGTCCTGCAATGTGAAAGCATTATATAGGAGAGCACAAGCTTTTATGGAAACAGCTGACTTGCACTTGGCGGAATTGGATATCAAGAAGGCACTAGAAATAGATCCAGAAAACAG GGAGGTGAAACTGATACAGAAGACACTAAAACAACTCCAAGCAGAGAGCAACAAAAGAGATGCAAAGCTCTATACAACAATGTTTACACGCTTGTCAAATGAGAACTCTTCGGCAGCAAAG CAGAGACTAAAAGTCGAAGAAACGGATAGCAAGAATGAAGAAAATGTTGGTGAAATCAACATGCGTTGA
- the LOC132627760 gene encoding peptidyl-prolyl cis-trans isomerase FKBP62-like isoform X2, producing the protein MVEFSMANAEAFIDEDDEEPGEEIESAPPLNVGEEREINSNGLKKKLLKLGHAWETPEFGDEVTVHYDGILLDGTKSVSTRDKGEPVTFKLGQEKVAAGLDCGIVTMRKGETALFTLPSDTGFGSADSDEVSWNSVVQYEVELISWIRVVDICKDGGIIKKIMEKGELIGPPGDLDEVLVRYEVRQLDGVTVAKTPEHGEEFYVKDGLFCQALPKAIKTMRKGEKVNLIVQPQYASVDGGVDSENGVPSILPSSILSIDLELVSFKPVINVTGDLGVLKKILKEGEGTLTANEGASVTIRYTAKLEDGTLFEKRGFDGEDALKFITDEEQVITGLDQAVTTMKKGERAIVTVKPDYGFGSTEVKRDLAMVPPCSTIIFEVEMLEFAKEKDTREMNKHERIEVAQRKKDEGNLLFKDGKYQRAMKKYEKAVDYINEDEPFEDDDQRIVKSLRLSCWLNSAACCLKRNEFQEAIKHCSKVLEVESCNVKALYRRAQAFMETADLHLAELDIKKALEIDPENREVKLIQKTLKQLQAESNKRDAKLYTTMFTRLSNENSSAAKRLKVEETDSKNEENVGEINMR; encoded by the exons ATGGTGGAATTTTCCATGGCTAATGCAGAAGCATTTatagatgaagatgatgaagaaccaggtGAAGAGATTGAATCAGCACCACCCCTCAATGTTGGTGAAGAAAGGGAAATTAACTCTAATGGACTTAAGAAGAAGCTTCTTAAACTTGGTCATGCTTGGGAAACCCCTGAATTTGGTGATGAAGTCACTG TTCACTATGATGGTATCCTACTTGATGGAACCAAATCTGTTTCCACCAGAGACAAAGGTGAACCTGTTACATTCAAGCTTGGCCAAG AGAAAGTTGCTGCTGGATTAGATTGCGGAATTGTCACGATGAGGAAAGGTGAAACAGCACTGTTCACTTTGCCTTCAGATACTGGTTTTGGATCGGCAGACTCTGATGAAGTTTCATGGAACTCTGTCGTTCAGTATGAGGTCGAACTCATATCATGGATCAGAGTGGTGGATATTTGCAAGGATGGTGGCATCATCAAGAAAATTATGGAGAAGGGGGAGCTGATAGGACCTCCTGGTGACTTGGATGAAGTTCTAG TGAGGTACGAGGTGAGGCAGCTTGATGGTGTCACTGTTGCAAAAACACCTGAACATGGAGAGGAGTTTTATGTCAAAGACG GCCTTTTTTGTCAAGCATTACCGAAAGCGATCAAAACAATGAGAAAGGGAGAGAAAGTGAATTTAATTGTTCAGCCTCAGT ATGCCTCTGTTGACGGGGGTGTGGACTCTGAAAATGGCGTCCCTTCAATTCTTCCGAGTTCTATTCTGAGTATTGATCTTGAACTGGTTTCTTTCAAGCCGGTAATAAATGTGACTGGTGATTTGGGAGTTTTAAAGAAGATTCTAAAAGAGGGAGAAGGAACTCTTACTGCAAATGAAGGTGCTTCTGTAACTA TTAGATATACAGCTAAGCTTGAAGACGGCACTTTGTTTGAGAAAAGAGGCTTTGATGGAGAGGACGCGTTGAAGTTTATAACTGATGAAG AACAAGTCATTACCGGACTGGACCAAGCTGTTACTACAATGAAGAAGGGTGAACGTGCAATAGTGACAGTTAAACCTGACTATGGGTTTGGAAGTACTGAAGTGAAGCGGGATCTTGCTATGGTTCCTCCTTGCTCAACCATAATTTTCGAAGTTGAGATGTTAGAATTTGCAAAG GAAAAAGATACTCGGGAAATGAATAAACATGAGAGAATTGAAGTGGCCCAAAGGAAGAAAGATGAAGGCAATCTACTCTTCAAAGACGGAAAGTATCAAAGAGCAATGAAGAAATATGAGAAG GCTGTTGATTATATTAATGAAGATGAACCCTTTGAAGATGATGATCAAAGGATAGTTAAATCATTAAGATTGTCATGCTGGTTGAACAGTGCTGCTTGTTGTCTCAAACGGAATGAGTTCCAGGAAGCAATCAAGCACTGTTCCAAG GTCTTAGAAGTTGAGTCCTGCAATGTGAAAGCATTATATAGGAGAGCACAAGCTTTTATGGAAACAGCTGACTTGCACTTGGCGGAATTGGATATCAAGAAGGCACTAGAAATAGATCCAGAAAACAG GGAGGTGAAACTGATACAGAAGACACTAAAACAACTCCAAGCAGAGAGCAACAAAAGAGATGCAAAGCTCTATACAACAATGTTTACACGCTTGTCAAATGAGAACTCTTCGGCAGCAAAG AGACTAAAAGTCGAAGAAACGGATAGCAAGAATGAAGAAAATGTTGGTGAAATCAACATGCGTTGA
- the LOC132627760 gene encoding 70 kDa peptidyl-prolyl isomerase-like isoform X3: protein MRKGEKVNLIVQPQYASVDGGVDSENGVPSILPSSILSIDLELVSFKPVINVTGDLGVLKKILKEGEGTLTANEGASVTIRYTAKLEDGTLFEKRGFDGEDALKFITDEEQVITGLDQAVTTMKKGERAIVTVKPDYGFGSTEVKRDLAMVPPCSTIIFEVEMLEFAKEKDTREMNKHERIEVAQRKKDEGNLLFKDGKYQRAMKKYEKAVDYINEDEPFEDDDQRIVKSLRLSCWLNSAACCLKRNEFQEAIKHCSKVLEVESCNVKALYRRAQAFMETADLHLAELDIKKALEIDPENREVKLIQKTLKQLQAESNKRDAKLYTTMFTRLSNENSSAAKQRLKVEETDSKNEENVGEINMR from the exons ATGAGAAAGGGAGAGAAAGTGAATTTAATTGTTCAGCCTCAGT ATGCCTCTGTTGACGGGGGTGTGGACTCTGAAAATGGCGTCCCTTCAATTCTTCCGAGTTCTATTCTGAGTATTGATCTTGAACTGGTTTCTTTCAAGCCGGTAATAAATGTGACTGGTGATTTGGGAGTTTTAAAGAAGATTCTAAAAGAGGGAGAAGGAACTCTTACTGCAAATGAAGGTGCTTCTGTAACTA TTAGATATACAGCTAAGCTTGAAGACGGCACTTTGTTTGAGAAAAGAGGCTTTGATGGAGAGGACGCGTTGAAGTTTATAACTGATGAAG AACAAGTCATTACCGGACTGGACCAAGCTGTTACTACAATGAAGAAGGGTGAACGTGCAATAGTGACAGTTAAACCTGACTATGGGTTTGGAAGTACTGAAGTGAAGCGGGATCTTGCTATGGTTCCTCCTTGCTCAACCATAATTTTCGAAGTTGAGATGTTAGAATTTGCAAAG GAAAAAGATACTCGGGAAATGAATAAACATGAGAGAATTGAAGTGGCCCAAAGGAAGAAAGATGAAGGCAATCTACTCTTCAAAGACGGAAAGTATCAAAGAGCAATGAAGAAATATGAGAAG GCTGTTGATTATATTAATGAAGATGAACCCTTTGAAGATGATGATCAAAGGATAGTTAAATCATTAAGATTGTCATGCTGGTTGAACAGTGCTGCTTGTTGTCTCAAACGGAATGAGTTCCAGGAAGCAATCAAGCACTGTTCCAAG GTCTTAGAAGTTGAGTCCTGCAATGTGAAAGCATTATATAGGAGAGCACAAGCTTTTATGGAAACAGCTGACTTGCACTTGGCGGAATTGGATATCAAGAAGGCACTAGAAATAGATCCAGAAAACAG GGAGGTGAAACTGATACAGAAGACACTAAAACAACTCCAAGCAGAGAGCAACAAAAGAGATGCAAAGCTCTATACAACAATGTTTACACGCTTGTCAAATGAGAACTCTTCGGCAGCAAAG CAGAGACTAAAAGTCGAAGAAACGGATAGCAAGAATGAAGAAAATGTTGGTGAAATCAACATGCGTTGA
- the LOC132629074 gene encoding secreted RxLR effector protein 161-like: MFLMNYTRPDIAYVVSRLGRYTHNPSREHWNALHRLLRYLRGTMDWCLHFNKFPAVLEGFCDANWVTDNDEVGSTSGYVFTLGAGAISWKSSKQTCIARSTMEYEFIALELVGQEVKWLRNLLADVPLWGRQASPVSLHCDLQAAIGIAKNSVYNG; the protein is encoded by the coding sequence ATGTTTCTCATGAACTATACTCGGCCTGATATAGCTTATGTTGTTAGTAGATTGGGTAGATATACTCATAATCCCAGTAGGGAACATTGGAATGCTCTTCATCGTttgttaaggtatttgagaggtaCTATGGATTGGTGTTTGCATTTTAATAAATTTCCTGCTGTTTTAGAAGGCTTTTGTGATGCAAACTGGGTAACTGACAATGACGAAGTTGGCTCTACTAGTGGCTATGTGTTTACTTTGGGTGCAGGTGCTATTTcttggaagtcctccaaacagaCTTGTATAGCACGTTCTACTATGGAGTATGAGTTTATTGCTCTTGAGTTGGTAGGGCAAGAAGTTAAGTGGTTGAGAAACCTTTTGGCAGATGTGCCATTGTGGGGAAGACAAGCTTCACCAGTCTCCTTACATTGTGATTTACAGGCGGCAATTGGGATTGCTAAGAACAGTGTATACAATGGATAA